The following coding sequences are from one Lycium ferocissimum isolate CSIRO_LF1 chromosome 3, AGI_CSIRO_Lferr_CH_V1, whole genome shotgun sequence window:
- the LOC132049461 gene encoding ribosome production factor 2 homolog has product MMKFKTPQKGRIRRELEKRAPKLVETGKKTLILHGTKTSQVLNEVMTEIYHLKRDNSVKYTRKNDNIRPFESGGETSLEFFSLKTDCSLFVYGSHSKKRPNNLVIGRTYDHHIYDLVEVGVEEFKSMKSFKYDKNLAPKIGSKPFFTFIGEGFESNEELKHLKEVLLDLFHGEVVTNLNLAGLDRVYVCVAVSPNRVFFTHCALRLKKSGTIVPKIELVEVGPSMDLVTRRHRLPDDSLRKEAMRTSLEKAKKKEKNVVKDAIQGKLGKIYIPDQKVGSVALPHKAKGVKRERREAKLKHGTTEVPEEKKQKLDSE; this is encoded by the exons GTTGAAACTGGGAAGAAAACGTTGATACTACATGGTACAAAAACCAGCCAAGTATTGAATGAAGTGATGACTGAAATTTATCACTTGAAGAGGGATAATTCTGTTAAATATACCCGAAAGAATGATAACATTAGACCATTTGAAAGTGGGGGCGAGACTTCTTTGGAGTTTTTCTCCCTTAAGACAGATTGTAGTCTTTTTGTG TATGGTTCTCACTCCAAGAAGCGCCCTAACAATCTTGTTATTGGGCGAACCTATGATCACCACATTTACGATCTTGTAGAGGTAGGAGTAGAAGAGTTCAAAAGCATGAAGTCTTTCAAATATGATAAGAATTTGGCTCCTAAAATTGGGTCAAAACCCTTTTTCACCTTTATTGGAGAAGGATTTGAGAGCAATGAAGAGTTGAAACATTTAAAAGAAGTTTTGCTCGATCTATTCCATGGCGAG GTCGTGACCAACTTGAACCTTGCTGGATTAgatcgtgtatatgtatgtgtagctGTGTCACCAAATAGGGTTTTCTTCACACATTGTGCACTCCGACTTAAAAAATCCGGTACAATagttccaaaaatagaattagtTGAGGTCGGACCTTCCATGGACTTGGTAACTCGGCGACATCGTCTCCCTGATGACAGTCTAAGGAAAGAAGCTATGAGAACTTCTCTTGAAAAAGCAAAGAAGAAG GAGAAAAATGTTGTCAAAGATGCTATTCAAGGAAAACTCGGAAAGATTTACATTCCTGATCAGAAG GTTGGAAGTGTGGCACTGCCTCACAAAGCTAAAGGAGTTAAAAGGGAGCGTCGAGAAGCTAAGTTGAAACATGGAACGACAGAGGTGCCCGAGGAAAAGAAGCAGAAGTTGGATTCTGAGTGA